Proteins encoded together in one Penicillium digitatum chromosome 1, complete sequence window:
- a CDS encoding Zn(2)-C6 fungal-type DNA-binding domain, with amino-acid sequence MEEHHYWGEAAAMPNFPGGSFPASSADIRFNIPLGIGNFMAPVEHWGHPHLSLSTDAYNLPCDWMPSNQQYPCEAKSCFSSVFTSIAPTSTRQATEIAIPEPVQTKRLNYDENESLFAIKDLPDPVWEDHRDLATITKPLPITTWQEGLPSTSKLEIRKSLLRLKGGILEDLELLETRSMLIQSSPLFCENSGFSIETLDLPIYRLLDHSSWLLAIVRSSCGATEESLEVLLATQIFESEGGGCEGSSFILPGEGSSFILPDAGENGGDEDLTTASPHDSGYQTTAASPDPATTPTVPKCDIALWLGILEAHCSLVRIYHAVFMRLYQLFLIIPPTDAATILLLPKVRFGQFILEGNLVVQVQSLVDFGSKMMEELDQALKLRSSSAQPQEDRFNPSETVHQKDWSTSIREIVLSQEQEHSEMSLEEIMKCLRQLVKDPVVD; translated from the exons GACATTAGGTTTAATATTCCCCTAGGGATTGGAAACTTCATGGCTCCAGTTGAGCATTGGGGTCATCCTCATTTAAGTTTGTCAACCGATGCCTATAACCTA CCTTGTGATTGGATGCCATCGAACCAACAATATCCTTGCGAGGCAAAATCTTGTTTTTCCTCTGTTTTTACCAGTATTGCTCCGACAAGCACTAGGCAAGCCACTGAAATTGCAATTCCCGAGCCTGTTCAAACTAAGCGTCTCAACTATGACGAGAACGAATCGCTATTTGCAATCAAGGACCTTCCAGATCCAGTATGGGAGGATCACCGAGACCTTGCAACTATAACCAAGCCTCTTCCAATAACAACATGGCAAGAAGGTCTACCCTCTACTTCCAAGCTAGAGATTCGTAAGAGTCTCTTGAGATTGAAGGGGGGGATTTTAGAGGATTTAGAGCTTTTAGAGACCAGATCGATGCTTATACAATCTTCACCACTTTTCTGTGAAAATTCTGGTTTCTCGATTGAGACACTTGACCTTCCAATATATCGTCTACTTGATCATTCTTCTTGGCTTTTGGCAATTGTTCGATCTTCATGTGGTGCCACGGAAGAGAGCTTGGAGGTTCTACTTGCTACACAAATATTTGAATCGGAGGGTGGTGGATGTGAAGGCTCTTCGTTTATCCTTCCTGGTGAAGGCTCTTCGTTTATCCTTCCTGATGCTGGCGAAAATGGTGGAGATGAAGATCTCACCACAGCATCCCCACATGATTCCGGGTATCAAACCACTGCAGCATCTCCGGATCCAGCGACAACTCCCACAGTCCCGAAATGCGATATAGCATTGTGGCTAGGTATATTGGAGGCGCATTGTTCACTAGTTCGCATCTACCATGCTGTTTTCATGCGGTTATACCAACTATTTCTCATCATTCCCCCAACTGATGCAGCCACGATTCTGTTGTTACCGAAAGTGCGATTTGGGCAGTTCATTTTGGAAGGAAACCTCGTTGTCCAGGTTCAATCATTGGTCGATTTTGGCTCCAAAATGATGGAAGAGCTTGATCAAGCCCTTAAATTGCGGTCAAGCTCAGCTCAGCCCCAAGAGGATCGATTCAACCCATCCGAAACAGTCCACCAAAAAGATTGGTCAACGTCAATCCGCGAAATTGTCTTAtcacaagaacaagaacatTCTGAAATGTCGTTGGAGGAAATAATGAAGTGCTTGCGTCAACTTGTCAAAGACCCAGTGGTTGATTAG